One genomic region from Streptomyces sp. NBC_01431 encodes:
- a CDS encoding cupin domain-containing protein yields the protein MTAQTHERRYFPAPDVMLNEDGIRFESYRREATEVRVAFMPPGAVLETRSSDAAQVGMVVRGELSVTVGDVTKLMRPEGDVYVAPVGVALAAVNTSAEETVVLEIRRGTPGDSYPAPDGYFLEPIESRKFVGMDVTFFLADWIELMIADIPSGGEMPYHKHSHEQIGICLEGRYEMTVEEASHELRFGGTYFCASQEGHGAANPNTGVARSLNIFIPPRYHRVPKEDSGPEKNGQESE from the coding sequence ATGACCGCGCAAACTCACGAGCGCCGCTACTTCCCGGCTCCCGACGTGATGCTCAACGAGGATGGGATCCGTTTCGAGTCCTATCGGCGTGAAGCCACCGAGGTGAGGGTTGCCTTCATGCCTCCCGGCGCCGTCCTGGAGACTCGTTCCTCCGATGCTGCGCAGGTCGGGATGGTGGTTCGCGGCGAACTGTCCGTGACGGTCGGGGACGTGACGAAGCTGATGAGGCCCGAGGGGGACGTCTACGTCGCCCCTGTCGGCGTTGCGCTCGCGGCCGTCAACACGTCTGCGGAAGAAACCGTGGTCCTGGAGATCCGGCGCGGCACCCCGGGCGATTCCTACCCCGCGCCGGACGGCTACTTTCTGGAGCCGATCGAGTCGCGCAAGTTCGTCGGGATGGACGTCACGTTCTTTCTGGCCGACTGGATCGAGCTCATGATCGCCGATATTCCCAGTGGCGGCGAGATGCCCTATCACAAGCACTCACACGAGCAGATAGGGATATGCCTCGAAGGGAGGTACGAAATGACGGTCGAAGAGGCGAGTCATGAGCTGCGGTTCGGCGGTACCTACTTCTGTGCGAGCCAGGAGGGCCACGGCGCCGCAAACCCCAATACGGGAGTGGCGCGCTCCCTCAACATCTTCATTCCGCCCCGCTATCACCGGGTGCCCAAAGAGGACAGCGGGCCGGAGAAGAATGGGCAGGAATCTGAGTGA
- a CDS encoding SDR family NAD(P)-dependent oxidoreductase, translating to MFEDSVVVVTGAASGIGKQTAIEFARQGAKVVVGDIDEEGGTAVVAGLTSKGHDAVFVRTDLTSEEDCENLMAAAAGNFGRVDILVNNAGIEISTPLHEMPVAEWDKLLDTNLKSMFLCSKYALHQMIEATSGVIVNVCSVSGLVAWPGIAAYNTTKGGVMMLTKSLAADYAKYNIRANCVCPSIIDTPMTDTSIGNDAAVKEQKAKLNPIGRLGTPEDVANAILFLASDKSSFVTGAALTVDGGYTAI from the coding sequence ATGTTCGAGGACAGCGTGGTCGTGGTCACCGGTGCCGCGTCCGGGATCGGGAAGCAGACCGCGATCGAGTTCGCCCGCCAGGGCGCGAAGGTCGTCGTCGGGGACATCGACGAGGAAGGCGGCACCGCTGTCGTCGCCGGGCTGACGAGCAAAGGACACGATGCGGTCTTCGTCAGGACCGACCTCACGAGCGAGGAGGACTGCGAGAACCTGATGGCTGCCGCGGCCGGAAACTTCGGCCGGGTCGACATCCTGGTCAACAACGCCGGCATCGAGATCTCCACGCCGCTTCACGAGATGCCCGTGGCCGAGTGGGACAAGCTGCTCGACACCAATCTCAAGAGCATGTTCCTGTGCTCGAAGTACGCCCTGCACCAGATGATCGAGGCGACGAGCGGCGTGATCGTGAACGTCTGCTCCGTGAGCGGGCTGGTGGCCTGGCCCGGCATCGCTGCCTACAACACCACCAAGGGGGGAGTGATGATGCTGACGAAATCGCTCGCCGCCGACTACGCGAAGTACAACATCAGGGCCAACTGTGTCTGCCCCAGCATCATCGACACGCCGATGACGGACACGTCCATCGGCAACGACGCCGCTGTGAAGGAACAGAAGGCGAAGCTGAATCCGATCGGGCGGCTGGGCACCCCCGAAGACGTCGCGAACGCGATCCTGTTCCTCGCATCGGACAAGTCGTCATTCGTCACGGGTGCCGCGCTCACTGTCGATGGCGGCTACACGGCCATCTAG
- a CDS encoding Dabb family protein has protein sequence MIRHIVLFKFKPGVDWNDPRALAAERTAAKVGSQVPEVRDWRYGRNVSARDIAYDFLTEGVMDDMDKVDRYLVHPFHHDAIRQWREISDWVIVDVEV, from the coding sequence GTGATCCGCCACATCGTGCTCTTCAAGTTCAAGCCGGGGGTCGACTGGAACGACCCGCGCGCCTTGGCGGCGGAACGCACCGCCGCCAAGGTGGGCAGCCAAGTACCCGAAGTCCGTGACTGGCGATACGGGCGCAACGTGTCCGCGCGGGACATCGCATACGACTTTCTCACCGAGGGAGTCATGGACGACATGGACAAGGTCGACCGCTACCTCGTCCATCCCTTTCACCACGACGCGATCCGGCAGTGGCGGGAGATCAGCGACTGGGTCATCGTCGACGTAGAGGTGTGA
- a CDS encoding sialidase family protein, with product MIRPSLRRSLLATTSVTALTLAGLLFAQPAMADVTNGGFETGTLSGWTTTGTTTAINLGAHSGTYTARVGGTSPTNGNSSIAQTFTAPGGSPSLSFWYDVFCPDTVTYDWATATLKDNTSGTTTTPLTKTCTSGQGWKQKTAALTAGHSYTLTLISKDDNYAGDPTYTLYDDIVVSGTVANDFSISDSPASATVNAGSSATSTISTAVVSGTAETVNLSASGLPSGASAAFSPASVTAGSSSTLTITTATSTPSGTYPITVTGTSPSATHSAAFTLTVNGSGAALSQVSTDPFTNTSSQHATELEPDTFAYGNTIVASSQVGRFTDGGSSDIGWNTSTDGGATWQHGMLPGITVYQGGGSWARVSDPAVAYDARHGTWMVSGLVIDANANGAGVTVSRSSDGLSWQNPVLAVGNDGRGYDKEWIVCDNTATSPHYGNCYVEVDITSSGNAVVMSTSSDGGATWSAPVAPSGGPTGLGGQPLVQPNGTVVVPYSANGSSIQAFNSANGGTSWSSTSLVANVSSHGVAGGLRDGEGLPSAEIDASGKIYIAWQDCRFRSGCPANDIVYSTSTNGTSWSAVTRVPIDATSSTVDHFIPGIGIDHATSGTTARIGLYYYFYPQANCTASTCQLEVGFLSSTDGGTTWSTPQTVAGPMSLSQIASTTQGSMVGDYMSTSVVNGKSVAVFAVGKAPTSGQAFDEALYTAGALSLTGGTVTSQQATTAQNADASRTPRQIPLTTLR from the coding sequence ATGATCAGACCTTCGTTACGCCGCAGCCTTCTCGCCACAACGAGCGTCACCGCCCTCACCCTCGCCGGTCTCCTGTTCGCGCAGCCTGCCATGGCCGACGTCACCAACGGCGGTTTCGAGACCGGCACCCTGTCCGGCTGGACCACCACCGGGACCACGACAGCGATCAACTTGGGTGCGCACAGCGGCACTTACACCGCCCGGGTCGGCGGCACCTCTCCCACCAACGGCAACTCCTCGATCGCGCAGACCTTCACCGCGCCGGGCGGATCCCCCTCGCTCAGCTTCTGGTACGACGTGTTCTGCCCGGACACCGTCACCTACGACTGGGCGACCGCCACCCTCAAGGACAACACATCCGGCACCACCACCACGCCGCTGACCAAGACCTGTACCAGCGGCCAGGGCTGGAAGCAGAAGACCGCCGCGCTCACCGCCGGGCACTCCTACACCCTCACCCTGATCAGCAAGGACGACAACTACGCCGGTGACCCCACCTACACCCTGTACGACGACATCGTGGTGTCGGGCACGGTAGCCAATGACTTCTCGATCTCCGACAGCCCTGCGTCGGCGACCGTCAACGCCGGTTCCTCGGCGACGTCCACGATCTCCACGGCGGTCGTGTCCGGTACCGCCGAGACCGTGAACCTCTCGGCGAGCGGCCTGCCGTCCGGGGCGAGCGCGGCCTTCAGTCCGGCGTCGGTGACCGCAGGCTCGTCATCCACGCTGACCATAACCACCGCCACGAGCACACCGTCCGGGACGTACCCGATCACGGTGACCGGAACGAGCCCCTCGGCGACGCACTCCGCCGCCTTCACCCTGACCGTCAACGGCAGCGGGGCCGCTCTGAGCCAGGTCAGCACCGACCCGTTCACCAACACCTCCAGCCAGCACGCCACCGAGCTGGAGCCGGACACCTTCGCCTACGGCAACACCATCGTCGCCTCCTCACAGGTCGGCAGGTTCACCGACGGCGGCTCCTCCGACATCGGCTGGAACACCTCGACCGACGGCGGCGCGACCTGGCAGCACGGCATGCTGCCCGGCATCACCGTCTACCAGGGCGGCGGCAGTTGGGCCCGGGTCTCCGACCCTGCGGTCGCCTACGACGCCAGACACGGCACCTGGATGGTCTCCGGACTGGTCATCGACGCCAACGCCAACGGCGCGGGCGTCACGGTCAGCCGCTCCTCGGACGGCCTGAGCTGGCAGAACCCGGTGCTGGCAGTCGGCAACGACGGCCGGGGCTACGACAAGGAATGGATCGTCTGCGACAACACCGCCACCAGCCCCCACTACGGCAACTGCTACGTCGAGGTCGACATCACCTCGTCCGGCAACGCAGTCGTGATGAGTACGTCTAGCGACGGCGGCGCCACCTGGTCCGCGCCGGTCGCCCCGTCCGGCGGCCCGACCGGCCTCGGCGGCCAGCCCCTGGTCCAGCCGAACGGCACCGTGGTGGTGCCCTACTCCGCCAACGGCTCCTCGATCCAGGCCTTCAACTCTGCCAATGGCGGCACCAGTTGGAGTTCGACGTCACTGGTCGCGAACGTCAGTAGCCATGGTGTGGCGGGCGGCCTGCGCGACGGCGAGGGCCTGCCCTCCGCCGAGATCGACGCCTCCGGAAAGATCTACATCGCCTGGCAGGACTGCCGCTTCCGCTCCGGCTGCCCCGCCAACGACATCGTGTACTCCACGTCCACCAACGGAACATCCTGGTCCGCCGTGACCCGCGTCCCGATCGACGCGACCAGCAGTACGGTGGACCACTTCATCCCGGGCATTGGCATCGACCACGCCACCTCCGGCACCACCGCCAGGATCGGCCTGTACTACTACTTCTACCCGCAGGCCAACTGCACCGCATCCACATGTCAGTTGGAGGTCGGATTCCTCTCCTCCACCGACGGCGGCACCACCTGGAGCACCCCGCAGACCGTCGCGGGACCCATGTCACTGTCCCAGATCGCCTCCACCACCCAGGGCAGCATGGTCGGCGACTACATGTCCACCTCCGTCGTGAACGGCAAGTCCGTCGCCGTCTTCGCCGTCGGCAAAGCCCCCACCTCCGGCCAAGCCTTCGACGAGGCCCTGTACACGGCCGGCGCGCTCAGCCTCACCGGCGGCACCGTCACATCCCAGCAAGCCACAACCGCGCAGAACGCCGACGCATCTCGTACGCCGCGACAGATCCCGCTGACCACCCTTCGCTGA
- a CDS encoding MFS transporter, producing MSSREGTAGFPLLTVLALMAGIFAVGSEELVVSPLLVDMAGSFDMSVAVMALSVTVYGIGTAVGALLFAPLGDKVSRRLSLLVGMTVFVLGTVLCASAGGPGVFFTGRALSGLATGAFVPTAYAFVGDQIPYRHRAKAMGIVVSSWSLSLVLGVPLGSFIGKWVSWRWAFALLTVLGVLVICVLLRVRSESRPRPDTPSHASEEDATGPSGKGWARSAARAFLAPNVLVYILATFLNMLGFYGMYTYLGSALQYQFGSQSLLTGIMILVYGLGFSTSFVTGRWADELGKEKVLVGLLAGLVPALVVVPLVVRWTPLLMVCLFLWGAMQSLVVTLLSTLLSESSQHYRGTVLAFYSFTTNLAVAMGAAVLGPLFAAHGFTAVGWACGGITLVAFGLSGWAYGRRNEGEPARAGAEAEEHETKVVAGED from the coding sequence TTGAGCAGCAGGGAGGGCACGGCGGGGTTCCCCCTACTCACGGTGCTCGCGCTGATGGCGGGGATATTCGCCGTCGGTTCGGAGGAGTTGGTTGTCTCACCCCTCCTCGTGGACATGGCCGGGTCGTTCGACATGTCGGTGGCCGTGATGGCGCTCTCCGTCACCGTCTACGGCATCGGTACGGCGGTTGGTGCCCTGCTCTTCGCCCCGCTCGGGGACAAGGTGTCACGACGCCTCAGCCTGTTGGTCGGGATGACGGTGTTCGTCCTGGGCACCGTGCTGTGCGCGTCCGCCGGCGGGCCGGGGGTGTTCTTCACCGGACGGGCCTTGTCCGGCCTGGCGACGGGTGCGTTCGTGCCGACTGCCTACGCGTTCGTCGGTGATCAGATCCCGTATCGCCATCGGGCCAAGGCCATGGGGATCGTCGTATCGAGCTGGTCGCTGTCACTCGTCCTGGGGGTCCCGCTGGGATCCTTCATCGGGAAGTGGGTGAGTTGGAGGTGGGCGTTCGCCCTGCTGACCGTCCTGGGTGTCCTCGTGATCTGCGTACTGCTGCGGGTTCGGAGCGAGAGCCGGCCCCGTCCTGACACCCCGTCACACGCGTCGGAAGAGGATGCGACGGGGCCCTCGGGGAAGGGCTGGGCGCGATCGGCCGCCCGTGCCTTCCTGGCGCCCAACGTGCTCGTGTACATACTGGCGACGTTCCTGAACATGCTCGGCTTCTACGGCATGTACACCTATCTCGGCAGCGCCCTGCAGTACCAGTTCGGTTCCCAGAGTCTCCTGACCGGCATCATGATCCTTGTCTACGGGCTGGGGTTCTCGACGAGCTTCGTCACCGGCCGGTGGGCCGACGAACTGGGCAAGGAGAAGGTGCTCGTCGGGCTGCTGGCAGGGCTGGTCCCGGCACTGGTGGTCGTCCCGCTGGTCGTGCGCTGGACACCGCTGCTGATGGTCTGTCTCTTCCTGTGGGGCGCCATGCAGAGCCTGGTCGTCACGCTGCTCAGCACGCTGCTCAGCGAAAGTTCTCAGCACTATCGCGGGACCGTCCTCGCCTTCTACAGCTTCACGACCAACCTCGCCGTGGCCATGGGGGCCGCCGTCCTCGGCCCCCTGTTCGCCGCACACGGATTTACCGCGGTGGGCTGGGCCTGCGGCGGTATCACCCTCGTCGCGTTCGGCCTGAGCGGATGGGCATACGGGCGCCGCAACGAAGGGGAGCCGGCCCGTGCGGGCGCTGAGGCCGAGGAACACGAGACGAAGGTGGTCGCCGGTGAAGACTGA
- a CDS encoding chorismate mutase, protein MTDTNEAGARIEADRVAIDCLDVRIIDLLAERARISARIQQSRMHSGGPRMVFSREMDILSRYQDGLGAGGTQIAMNVLKLCRGEAL, encoded by the coding sequence ATGACTGACACGAACGAAGCCGGTGCCCGGATCGAAGCGGATCGCGTAGCGATCGACTGCCTCGATGTGCGCATCATCGACCTGCTCGCCGAACGGGCCCGGATATCCGCCCGCATCCAGCAGAGCCGCATGCACTCCGGCGGGCCGCGCATGGTGTTCTCCCGGGAAATGGACATTCTGTCCCGCTACCAGGACGGACTCGGAGCGGGCGGCACCCAGATCGCGATGAACGTACTCAAACTGTGCCGAGGAGAAGCCCTGTGA
- a CDS encoding SGNH/GDSL hydrolase family protein, whose amino-acid sequence MRHPVNRPRTRALAVGLALTAAALLPSGSAGAADQYEWAALGDSYTAGGFVGDPQPPLGSASRDGCDRTTDAYPGVVDRELAEFPPGKYVHLTNVSCGNATIADIATAKQTPISPVQPPAGGWTAVDPQIQRAKLNDKTDIVTIGVGGNSLPFGGMLLKCLELGAMPGKSCREHYTSPPEGEESIQDKLARVQDEYIEMLAKVHEAAPNAKVITVGYPAVLPQEGSACNRLALTELGAIKHADIDWLRDNVLKPLNSTIQRVTSFFGDRYVDVYSSSVGHDACQPAGTKWVEGICGDAADYWPAKLPGTLLNCAPINKRVTLVHPNAQGHANTAAHVERAIRIALLDH is encoded by the coding sequence ATGCGGCACCCCGTTAACCGCCCGCGAACGCGAGCACTGGCCGTGGGGCTCGCGCTGACAGCGGCCGCGCTTCTTCCCTCGGGCTCCGCCGGTGCGGCCGACCAGTACGAATGGGCCGCGCTGGGTGACTCGTACACCGCCGGCGGGTTCGTCGGGGACCCGCAGCCCCCGCTCGGCAGTGCGTCGCGGGATGGATGTGACCGGACCACCGACGCCTACCCCGGCGTTGTCGACCGGGAGCTTGCCGAGTTCCCGCCGGGCAAGTACGTCCACCTGACCAACGTCAGCTGCGGCAACGCCACCATCGCCGACATCGCCACGGCCAAGCAGACACCGATCAGCCCGGTCCAGCCCCCCGCCGGTGGCTGGACGGCGGTGGACCCGCAGATCCAGCGAGCAAAGCTCAACGACAAGACCGACATCGTCACCATCGGCGTCGGCGGCAACAGCCTGCCCTTCGGCGGCATGCTCCTCAAATGCCTCGAACTGGGCGCGATGCCCGGCAAGTCGTGCCGCGAGCACTACACCAGTCCTCCCGAGGGGGAAGAGAGCATCCAGGACAAGCTCGCCAGGGTCCAGGACGAGTACATCGAAATGCTGGCCAAGGTGCACGAGGCAGCACCCAATGCCAAGGTGATCACCGTCGGCTATCCGGCCGTCCTGCCGCAAGAGGGCAGTGCCTGCAACCGCCTTGCCCTCACCGAGCTGGGCGCGATCAAGCACGCCGACATCGACTGGCTCCGTGACAATGTCCTCAAGCCGCTGAACAGCACGATCCAGCGCGTTACGTCGTTCTTCGGCGACCGCTACGTCGACGTCTACTCCTCCAGTGTGGGCCATGACGCCTGCCAGCCCGCCGGCACCAAGTGGGTCGAAGGAATCTGCGGCGACGCCGCCGACTACTGGCCCGCCAAGCTCCCCGGCACCCTGCTGAACTGCGCTCCCATCAACAAGCGCGTCACCCTGGTCCACCCCAACGCCCAAGGCCACGCCAACACCGCCGCCCACGTCGAACGAGCCATCCGCATCGCCCTCCTCGACCACTGA
- a CDS encoding SDR family oxidoreductase — MTRVAIVLGASRGIGRATALHLSSKGYVTVLCARSSDALERVAGDTVGGQPVHVFPGDITVPSYRDELVNYAKRRFGRIDVLVNNAPGPAPGFFDHVTSDDVSSAMGQKLVPYLDLIKSVAPVMMRDQFGRIVNVVGNIGKEPAPGMFLSGLVNAAVSNASKYLASQYARHNITVNCVHPGTIRTQRYDRAVEQMSRAGGISRQQAEDRLREAIPVDRPGSADEVAAVIGFLASDAASYLTGQQISVDGGQLTCV, encoded by the coding sequence GTGACGCGGGTTGCCATAGTTCTGGGCGCCAGTCGCGGCATCGGGCGGGCAACCGCATTGCACTTGAGCTCCAAAGGCTACGTGACCGTACTCTGTGCCCGGAGTTCGGATGCGTTGGAGAGAGTCGCCGGAGACACCGTAGGCGGGCAGCCGGTCCACGTGTTTCCGGGCGACATCACCGTGCCGTCCTACCGTGATGAACTGGTCAACTACGCGAAACGCCGATTCGGCAGGATCGACGTGCTGGTCAACAACGCGCCAGGCCCGGCGCCCGGCTTCTTCGATCATGTGACCAGCGATGACGTGAGCTCTGCGATGGGCCAGAAGCTCGTGCCCTACCTGGACCTGATCAAGTCCGTCGCGCCGGTGATGATGAGGGATCAATTCGGCCGGATCGTCAATGTCGTCGGAAACATCGGGAAAGAGCCCGCCCCCGGCATGTTCCTCTCCGGTCTGGTGAATGCGGCCGTCTCGAATGCGAGCAAGTATCTGGCGAGTCAGTACGCCAGGCACAACATCACCGTGAACTGCGTGCACCCCGGCACCATCCGGACCCAGCGCTACGACCGAGCCGTGGAGCAGATGAGCCGGGCCGGCGGGATATCGCGGCAACAGGCCGAGGACCGACTGAGAGAGGCAATTCCCGTGGACAGGCCGGGGAGCGCCGACGAGGTCGCCGCCGTCATCGGGTTTCTGGCATCCGACGCGGCGTCCTATCTGACCGGGCAACAGATCTCGGTCGACGGGGGGCAACTGACATGCGTGTGA
- a CDS encoding class I SAM-dependent methyltransferase has protein sequence MATHGAVNGADSDPGLDPDPDPFANPGLDPDPGLDPVAVSVAVYSDGADDYSATHAPKMTDRVERFAGWLPRPSLILDAGCGPGRDLARFRAYGHVVRGVDLNPVFVAMARAHAPTSQGDLREVGSKFPAGTFDGIWASASLVHLAEAETVDVLGQFAGLLRPGGRLYVCLKATGRTGWLDEPDGRRWYTVWGQDEFAAAVTEAGFEVDRVDPGPYVEVWATRKG, from the coding sequence ATGGCTACACACGGCGCGGTCAATGGTGCGGACTCGGATCCGGGCCTGGACCCGGACCCCGACCCGTTCGCGAACCCGGGCCTGGACCCCGACCCGGGTCTGGACCCGGTTGCCGTGTCTGTCGCCGTCTACAGCGACGGGGCCGACGACTACTCGGCCACGCATGCTCCGAAGATGACCGATCGAGTGGAGCGGTTCGCGGGTTGGTTGCCGCGGCCCTCGCTGATCCTGGACGCCGGCTGCGGCCCTGGTCGGGATCTGGCCCGGTTCCGTGCGTACGGCCATGTGGTGCGCGGGGTCGACCTCAACCCGGTGTTCGTAGCCATGGCCCGCGCCCACGCTCCTACTTCCCAGGGCGATCTGCGCGAAGTCGGATCGAAGTTTCCGGCTGGGACGTTCGACGGCATCTGGGCTTCTGCCTCGCTCGTCCACCTGGCTGAGGCCGAGACGGTGGATGTACTCGGCCAGTTCGCCGGGTTGTTGAGGCCAGGTGGCAGGCTGTACGTGTGTCTCAAGGCCACTGGCCGTACGGGCTGGCTCGATGAGCCTGATGGACGCCGCTGGTACACGGTCTGGGGCCAGGACGAGTTCGCCGCCGCCGTGACCGAGGCGGGGTTCGAGGTCGATCGCGTGGACCCGGGCCCGTATGTCGAGGTGTGGGCGACCCGTAAAGGCTGA
- a CDS encoding aminotransferase class I/II-fold pyridoxal phosphate-dependent enzyme, translating into MKTEFARRLLDLPRSSFATTVSRIDQLVKAGEDVVNLCQGNPDLPTPPHIVEALRREVLDPATHRYPAFSGLLELKAAVAQWYATHHQVHLDPESEVAILFGAKAGLVEISQCLLNPGDVCLMPDPAFPDYWSGVVLARARMHAMPLLRENGFLPDYSALDPATCDRAKLMFLNYPNNPTSVTAPPEFYEETVRFAARNQVVVASDFAYAALGFDGRAPCSFLQTDGAMEVGVEFISLSKMFNMAGWRIGAVVGNPDVVAAINLLQEHYYVSLPSFIQRAAAVALTGPQDCVEELARTYERRRDVFVAGVRDAGWHIDLPQSIFAWLPVPGGGSSSAFADDLLTRAKVAVAPGRWFGEHGEGYVRVSLLAPEDRLKEAVIRLADLRNGTHKDPDHD; encoded by the coding sequence GTGAAGACTGAGTTCGCACGTCGGCTCCTGGACCTGCCCAGAAGTTCGTTCGCGACGACCGTGAGCAGGATCGACCAACTCGTCAAGGCTGGAGAGGACGTCGTCAACCTGTGCCAGGGGAATCCCGATCTTCCGACCCCGCCCCACATCGTCGAAGCGCTGCGCAGGGAAGTGCTCGACCCCGCCACCCACCGATACCCGGCCTTCTCCGGGCTGCTCGAACTCAAGGCTGCCGTCGCCCAGTGGTACGCGACGCATCACCAGGTTCACCTGGACCCCGAGTCCGAGGTCGCGATCCTGTTCGGCGCGAAAGCGGGTCTGGTGGAGATCAGCCAGTGTCTGCTGAATCCGGGCGATGTCTGCCTGATGCCAGACCCGGCCTTCCCCGACTACTGGTCAGGAGTGGTCCTCGCCAGGGCGCGGATGCATGCCATGCCGCTACTGCGGGAGAACGGTTTCCTGCCCGACTACTCGGCCCTCGACCCGGCCACCTGCGACCGGGCGAAGCTGATGTTCCTGAACTATCCCAACAACCCCACCTCCGTGACGGCACCGCCGGAGTTCTACGAGGAAACGGTCCGGTTCGCCGCACGGAACCAGGTGGTCGTGGCATCCGACTTCGCGTACGCAGCGCTGGGCTTCGACGGCCGGGCCCCCTGCTCCTTCCTGCAGACGGACGGTGCCATGGAAGTGGGCGTCGAGTTCATCTCGCTGTCGAAGATGTTCAACATGGCCGGATGGCGGATCGGAGCCGTCGTCGGCAACCCCGATGTCGTCGCCGCGATCAACCTCCTCCAGGAGCACTACTACGTCTCCCTCCCGTCCTTCATCCAGCGGGCGGCCGCCGTCGCCCTGACCGGCCCCCAGGACTGCGTTGAGGAACTGGCGAGGACCTACGAGCGCCGACGGGACGTCTTCGTGGCGGGAGTACGGGACGCCGGATGGCACATCGACCTGCCCCAGTCGATCTTCGCCTGGTTGCCGGTGCCCGGCGGAGGCAGCTCCAGCGCGTTCGCCGACGACCTGCTGACCCGGGCCAAGGTGGCGGTGGCACCCGGCCGTTGGTTCGGAGAACACGGCGAAGGATACGTACGGGTGAGCCTGCTGGCACCGGAGGACCGGCTCAAGGAGGCCGTCATCCGCCTGGCCGACTTACGAAACGGCACACACAAGGACCCCGACCATGACTGA